One part of the Bacteroidota bacterium genome encodes these proteins:
- a CDS encoding sigma-70 family RNA polymerase sigma factor — translation MRQLKITKSITNRESASFEKYLQEIGKEELITAQEEVVLAQKIRTGDQRALEKLVRANLRFVVSVAKQYQTQGLSLPDLINEGNLGLIKAAKKFDETRGFKFISYAVWWIRQSIMQALAEQARIVRLPLNQLGAANKVKKAFSELEQKFEREPSPEELSAVLDLPMDKVANTMKMPGKHVSMDAPLVQGEDSTLLDVLENGDSPGADSALINESLQKEINRSLATLSEREQDVIKMFYGIGIQHGLSLEEIGEKFDLTSERVRQIKEKAIKTLRQNSRNKLLKAYLG, via the coding sequence ATGCGTCAGCTAAAAATCACGAAATCCATTACCAACCGCGAAAGCGCCTCTTTTGAAAAGTATTTACAGGAAATTGGAAAAGAAGAACTTATTACTGCTCAGGAAGAAGTTGTACTTGCTCAGAAGATCAGAACAGGTGATCAACGCGCTTTAGAAAAGTTAGTACGGGCCAATCTTCGATTCGTTGTATCAGTTGCAAAACAATATCAAACTCAAGGCCTTAGCCTTCCGGATCTTATCAATGAAGGCAATCTGGGCTTAATAAAGGCTGCAAAGAAGTTTGATGAAACCCGCGGTTTTAAATTCATCTCTTATGCCGTATGGTGGATTCGTCAAAGTATCATGCAGGCATTAGCAGAACAAGCTCGTATTGTTCGATTGCCACTCAATCAATTAGGTGCTGCCAACAAAGTGAAAAAGGCATTTTCTGAACTGGAGCAAAAATTTGAACGTGAACCAAGTCCGGAAGAATTAAGCGCAGTACTTGACCTGCCAATGGACAAAGTTGCGAATACCATGAAAATGCCCGGAAAGCATGTTTCAATGGATGCGCCACTTGTTCAGGGAGAAGATTCTACTTTATTGGATGTACTTGAAAACGGTGATAGTCCGGGTGCCGATTCTGCATTAATTAACGAATCCCTTCAGAAAGAAATCAACCGTTCCCTGGCTACTCTTAGTGAGCGTGAACAAGATGTCATCAAAATGTTCTACGGAATTGGCATCCAGCATGGCTTATCTTTAGAAGAGATCGGCGAAAAATTTGACCTCACCAGTGAACGTGTACGTCAAATAAAAGAAAAGGCCATCAAAACATTACGTCAAAACTCCAGAAATAAGCTCCTCAAAGCTTACCTCGGTTAA
- a CDS encoding ribonucleotide-diphosphate reductase subunit beta, producing MGDNHYNDELLLQENKERFVLFPIKYDKIWAMYKQAENSFWTAEEVDLSVDLKDWERLNDGERHFISHVLAFFAASDGIVNENLAVNMMNAVQLPEARCFYGFQIMMENIHSEMYSLLIDTYVKDPAEKSKLFNAIETVPCVKRKADWALRYIDNGSFVHRLVAFAAVEGIFFSGSFCSIFWLKKRGLMPGLATSNEFISRDEGMHCEFACLLYGMLKHKLTEEEVTTIIRDAVVIEQEFVTDALPVNLIGMNAKMMCQYIEFVADRLLNSLGYPKIYNSDNPFDFMETISLEGKTNFFEKRVSEYKKAGVGVDRADQELKFNEDF from the coding sequence ATGGGCGACAACCATTACAACGACGAACTCCTGTTGCAGGAAAACAAAGAACGCTTCGTTTTATTCCCGATTAAATATGACAAAATCTGGGCAATGTATAAACAGGCTGAAAATAGTTTCTGGACAGCAGAAGAAGTTGATCTTTCTGTTGACCTGAAAGACTGGGAGCGCCTGAATGATGGAGAACGTCATTTTATTTCTCATGTCCTTGCTTTTTTCGCAGCCAGCGATGGTATCGTGAATGAAAACCTGGCAGTGAATATGATGAATGCTGTTCAGCTTCCGGAAGCCCGTTGCTTTTATGGCTTTCAGATTATGATGGAGAATATTCACTCGGAGATGTATTCACTACTCATTGACACTTATGTGAAAGATCCTGCTGAAAAAAGTAAACTCTTTAATGCGATTGAAACAGTACCTTGCGTAAAGAGAAAGGCAGATTGGGCGCTTCGATATATTGACAATGGTTCATTTGTTCACCGTCTGGTTGCCTTTGCTGCTGTAGAAGGGATTTTCTTCAGTGGATCCTTCTGTTCTATCTTCTGGTTAAAGAAACGCGGACTGATGCCGGGATTAGCCACATCCAATGAATTCATCTCACGCGATGAAGGTATGCATTGTGAATTCGCCTGTTTACTTTATGGTATGCTGAAACATAAGTTGACGGAAGAAGAAGTCACTACTATTATCAGGGATGCGGTGGTGATTGAACAAGAGTTCGTGACCGATGCATTGCCGGTAAATTTAATTGGTATGAATGCAAAAATGATGTGTCAGTATATCGAATTTGTTGCTGATCGTCTTCTTAACTCCCTCGGCTATCCGAAAATCTATAATAGCGATAATCCTTTCGATTTTATGGAAACCATTTCTCTTGAAGGTAAAACCAATTTCTTTGAGAAGCGCGTTTCCGAATATAAGAAAGCCGGTGTAGGCGTTGATCGCGCCGATCAGGAACTGAAATTCAACGAAGATTTTTAA
- a CDS encoding cysteine desulfurase, whose amino-acid sequence MPSIYLDHNSTTPVDTNVLEAMLPYFSEKFGNAASKTHTYGWTAAAVVEKARAQVAELIGAEPSEIIFTSGATESLNLAIRGAMEAYAQKGRHLIVCATEHKAVLDTAKDLGFKNIETSFLPVDREGIINPDELRKLIREDTVLVAVMMANNETGVVQDSRGIGEICRERKVLHLSDTTQAIGKIRVNVNENKLDLCTLSAHKVYGPKGVGALYVRRKDPRVKLIAEITGGGHEQGLRSGTLNVPGIVGIGEACRLAGENLWDYGIHTSRWRTLLEQQLTLHQRGYINGSIKSRLPNTTNLHFPGLKSEQLIKALPEIAFSMGSACTSALPEPSHVLRAMGLKDVEIDGSIRISIGKDTSEAEIRDAIFRIGATLDTLLAKKGI is encoded by the coding sequence ATGCCTTCAATATACCTGGATCATAACAGCACTACCCCGGTCGACACCAACGTTTTGGAAGCCATGCTGCCTTATTTCAGCGAGAAATTCGGGAATGCTGCCAGCAAGACGCATACGTATGGATGGACTGCCGCTGCTGTGGTGGAGAAAGCCCGCGCACAGGTGGCCGAACTCATCGGTGCTGAACCTTCGGAAATAATTTTCACATCGGGAGCAACGGAATCATTAAATCTGGCCATTCGTGGCGCCATGGAAGCCTATGCACAAAAGGGACGACATTTAATTGTTTGCGCTACTGAACATAAAGCTGTTTTAGACACCGCGAAAGATTTAGGATTTAAAAATATTGAAACGAGTTTTTTACCGGTAGACCGGGAAGGCATCATCAATCCGGATGAGTTAAGAAAATTAATTCGTGAAGATACGGTGCTGGTTGCTGTGATGATGGCGAATAACGAAACAGGGGTGGTGCAAGATAGTCGGGGGATTGGTGAGATTTGCAGAGAACGAAAAGTGTTGCATCTCAGTGATACAACGCAGGCCATTGGAAAGATCAGAGTGAATGTGAATGAGAATAAGTTGGACCTTTGCACCCTCTCTGCGCATAAAGTATATGGACCAAAAGGCGTTGGTGCATTGTATGTAAGACGGAAAGACCCACGTGTAAAATTAATTGCTGAAATCACCGGAGGCGGACATGAGCAGGGACTTCGTTCAGGCACTTTAAATGTTCCGGGCATCGTTGGAATTGGAGAAGCCTGTCGGTTAGCCGGAGAAAATTTATGGGACTATGGGATCCATACTTCGCGCTGGCGCACGCTCCTCGAACAACAGCTCACGCTACATCAGCGCGGCTACATCAATGGCAGTATTAAATCACGCTTACCCAACACCACGAACCTCCACTTTCCCGGTTTAAAGAGTGAACAGCTCATCAAAGCCTTACCTGAAATTGCTTTCAGCATGGGCTCCGCCTGCACCTCTGCCCTACCTGAACCCAGTCATGTACTTCGGGCGATGGGTTTAAAGGATGTTGAAATAGATGGGAGCATCCGAATCAGTATAGGAAAAGATACTTCTGAAGCAGAAATACGAGATGCGATATTTCGGATAGGCGCAACGTTAGATACACTTCTTGCTAAAAAGGGAATCTAA
- a CDS encoding glycine--tRNA ligase, translating to MSTVTIKKLTGEELFKNIISHCKEYGFIFQSSEIYDGLSAVYDYGQQGAELKKNLRDYWWKSMVQLHENIVGIDAAIFMHPTTWKASGHVDAFNDPLIDNKDSKKRYRADVLIEEYISKIEAKIRKEVEKASARFENFDETMFLSTNPRVLENQKKIDEINVRFKSALEENNLEEVKQIIIDLEITCPVSGTRNWTDVRQFNLMFSTQVGSVSEDSSTIYLRPETAQGIFVNFLNVQKTGRMKIPFGIAQTGKAFRNEIVARQFIFRMREFEQMEMQYFVKPGTELEWYEKWKQTRINWHRSLGFPDNKYRFHDHIKLAHYANAACDIEFEFPFGFKELEGIHSRTDFDLKSHEVFSGKKQQYFDPEDNENYIPYVVETSIGLDRLFLATLSQAYAEEILEDGSSRVVLRIPPFLAPYKVAVLPLLKKDGLPEKAREILDRLKFDHLCIYEEKDSIGKRYRRMDAIGTPLCITIDHQTLEDNMVTIRDRDTMLQERISIEQLSARVNDKVSLHNQLMKLC from the coding sequence ATGTCTACAGTTACGATTAAGAAGCTTACAGGAGAAGAGCTGTTCAAGAATATTATCAGCCATTGCAAGGAGTATGGATTTATTTTTCAGTCCAGTGAGATCTATGACGGACTCAGTGCAGTCTATGATTACGGCCAACAGGGAGCTGAGCTGAAGAAAAACCTCCGCGATTATTGGTGGAAGTCGATGGTGCAGCTTCATGAAAATATTGTGGGTATTGATGCTGCTATTTTTATGCATCCCACTACCTGGAAAGCTTCCGGACACGTGGATGCATTTAATGATCCGCTCATCGACAATAAAGATTCAAAAAAGCGCTACCGTGCGGATGTGTTGATTGAAGAATACATCTCAAAAATAGAAGCTAAAATCCGTAAGGAAGTAGAAAAGGCGAGTGCGCGCTTTGAGAATTTTGATGAGACGATGTTCCTCTCCACCAATCCACGTGTGCTCGAGAATCAGAAGAAGATCGACGAAATTAATGTCCGCTTTAAATCGGCACTGGAGGAGAATAATCTGGAGGAAGTAAAACAGATCATCATCGACCTTGAAATTACTTGTCCGGTGAGTGGTACCCGTAACTGGACCGACGTGCGTCAGTTTAATCTGATGTTCAGTACTCAAGTAGGTTCTGTGAGTGAAGATTCGAGTACGATATATTTGCGTCCGGAAACAGCGCAGGGAATTTTTGTGAATTTTTTAAATGTGCAGAAGACCGGCAGGATGAAAATTCCTTTTGGTATTGCACAAACCGGCAAGGCATTTCGTAATGAGATTGTGGCGCGTCAGTTTATTTTCCGCATGCGGGAGTTTGAGCAGATGGAAATGCAGTATTTTGTAAAACCCGGAACAGAACTCGAATGGTATGAGAAGTGGAAGCAAACACGCATCAACTGGCACCGCAGTCTTGGTTTCCCGGATAATAAATATCGTTTTCATGATCATATCAAACTCGCCCATTATGCCAATGCGGCCTGTGATATCGAGTTTGAATTTCCATTTGGATTTAAGGAACTGGAAGGAATTCATTCCCGGACAGATTTCGATTTAAAGAGTCACGAAGTGTTCAGCGGTAAAAAGCAACAGTATTTTGATCCGGAGGACAATGAAAACTACATTCCCTATGTGGTTGAAACGTCCATCGGTTTGGATCGTCTCTTCTTAGCTACACTTTCACAAGCGTATGCTGAAGAAATACTGGAAGATGGAAGTTCACGTGTGGTATTGCGGATTCCTCCCTTTCTTGCTCCCTATAAAGTCGCCGTACTTCCCTTGCTGAAAAAGGACGGACTCCCTGAGAAAGCACGCGAAATTTTAGATCGCCTCAAATTCGACCATCTCTGCATTTACGAAGAGAAGGATTCTATCGGTAAGCGTTACCGAAGAATGGATGCCATCGGTACACCGCTCTGCATAACGATAGATCATCAGACACTCGAGGACAATATGGTGACCATCCGCGATCGTGATACCATGCTGCAGGAACGGATCTCCATTGAGCAATTATCAGCAAGGGTGAATGATAAAGTGAGTTTGCACAATCAATTGATGAAGCTTTGTTGA
- a CDS encoding type II toxin-antitoxin system RelE/ParE family toxin, which translates to MAQIIWTYFATLELKNIYLYYKLVANKRVADKIKKSIFLTTKKLSKNPLLGHIEENLTELKQGHRYLVDGNYKIIYRLINDEIYIVDIFDCRQNPQKMKLHPG; encoded by the coding sequence ATGGCACAAATTATCTGGACCTATTTTGCAACATTAGAGCTCAAAAATATTTACCTGTACTATAAATTAGTAGCTAATAAAAGGGTTGCAGACAAGATAAAAAAATCTATTTTCCTTACTACTAAAAAACTCTCTAAAAATCCTCTACTTGGCCACATAGAAGAGAATTTAACAGAACTTAAACAAGGGCATCGCTATCTGGTTGATGGCAACTATAAAATTATTTATAGATTAATTAATGATGAAATTTACATTGTGGACATTTTTGACTGCAGACAAAATCCACAAAAAATGAAATTACATCCTGGTTAA
- a CDS encoding T9SS type A sorting domain-containing protein, translating into MKKILFLFAMAVMVMTSCQSTKTAAVRKQQFSGEGSSENLSARKLWELERQADPKTGKIPFMMKEKEQAFAATLPGNYSAARTSTQQVPWQFRGPSNLGGRTRAFAIDVTNENVLFAGAVSGGLWKSSDGGNTWNRVTSVASYQGINAIAQDTRTGHTDTWYYLTGEAYGTSASGGAAFYLGNGVYKSTDGGLTWNSLASTTSNTPQTFDNVWDVTWNIVTDPSNTTQEEVYAAMYDAIYRSVNGGTSWSLVKGNAGTQSLQAYFTDVAVSPTGVVFATVSSDGTVAQKGIWRSPDGVTWTNILPPNFPAVYDRQVIGIDPNNENTVYFFGPTPGFGRVSTDFQGDTLYNSLWRYEYVSGTGAGAGGVWTDLSQNLPGNIDVFNGMNTQGGYDVVVKVKPGNPNIIFLGGTNIFRSTSGFNDSLNTTVIGGYAIGAALPFVDEYPGHHPDQHGLFFLPSNPDIMYSACDGGISRCDDNTASNVVWNDKNSSYISSQFYTVTLDMNTTSNLILGGLQDNGTYTTNSVNPLDPWVHSFDGDGSYSAIGNSTDYYFSKQQGRVYKTLLDANGNVTSYRRIDPIGATNYQFIAPFVLDPNNQNIMYLAAGEYIWRNDDLSGIPLTNEFDTISINWTQLPDTLITAGEVITAVSISTVPAHRLYYGTNRKNIYRLDNANTGTPVRTTITSNLFPASGYVSCIAVNPQNADELMVVFSNYSVYSLWHSTDGGTTWAKAGGNLEANISGTGNGPSMRWASILPLQSGGTVYFAGGSTGLYATTTLNNTSTVWIQQGAGNIGTSIVNMIAARYADGLVAVATHGNGMYSANITSLNDITSLNSTDDLETFQLFPNPAAREIAVLLPTSFNSGPLQARITDELGRNVWQSSPTPSSEGKFTVPVQALRSGIYYLILEQNGKRLARGFTKK; encoded by the coding sequence ATGAAAAAAATTCTATTTCTATTCGCGATGGCCGTCATGGTCATGACGTCGTGTCAATCCACAAAAACAGCGGCTGTACGAAAACAACAATTTAGCGGAGAGGGATCTTCAGAGAATCTGAGTGCGAGGAAATTATGGGAGCTGGAACGTCAGGCGGATCCGAAAACAGGAAAGATTCCTTTTATGATGAAAGAAAAGGAGCAGGCTTTTGCGGCAACACTTCCCGGAAATTATTCGGCCGCCCGAACAAGTACGCAACAGGTTCCGTGGCAATTCCGTGGTCCATCTAATCTGGGTGGTCGCACAAGGGCATTTGCGATAGATGTCACCAACGAAAATGTACTGTTCGCCGGAGCTGTTTCCGGTGGACTCTGGAAGAGTAGCGATGGCGGGAATACGTGGAACAGAGTCACCTCTGTGGCAAGTTATCAAGGCATCAATGCCATTGCACAGGATACCCGCACCGGACATACCGATACCTGGTATTACCTGACCGGTGAGGCTTATGGTACTTCTGCCAGCGGAGGAGCTGCATTTTATCTGGGAAATGGAGTTTATAAATCTACGGATGGAGGCTTAACCTGGAACTCACTGGCATCTACTACTTCAAATACACCACAAACCTTCGATAATGTTTGGGATGTGACCTGGAATATTGTCACTGATCCATCCAATACCACACAAGAAGAAGTGTATGCTGCCATGTATGATGCCATCTACCGCAGTGTCAACGGGGGTACTTCATGGTCTTTGGTAAAAGGAAATGCCGGTACACAATCCTTGCAGGCGTATTTCACCGATGTGGCCGTTTCGCCTACAGGAGTTGTATTTGCCACTGTCAGCAGTGATGGAACCGTTGCTCAAAAAGGCATCTGGCGGTCACCCGATGGCGTTACCTGGACCAATATTCTCCCGCCTAACTTTCCGGCAGTATATGACCGACAAGTGATCGGTATTGATCCCAACAATGAAAATACAGTTTACTTTTTCGGACCTACTCCCGGCTTCGGCAGAGTCAGCACCGACTTTCAAGGCGACACTTTATACAATAGTTTGTGGCGTTATGAATATGTATCAGGAACCGGTGCAGGAGCAGGTGGAGTATGGACAGATCTTTCACAGAATCTCCCGGGAAATATTGATGTTTTCAACGGGATGAATACACAGGGAGGATACGATGTAGTAGTAAAAGTTAAGCCGGGTAATCCGAATATAATTTTCCTTGGCGGTACTAATATTTTTCGATCCACTTCCGGATTCAACGATTCATTAAATACAACTGTTATTGGAGGGTACGCCATCGGCGCGGCATTGCCCTTTGTAGATGAATATCCGGGTCACCATCCTGATCAGCATGGACTCTTCTTTCTACCTTCCAATCCGGATATCATGTATTCGGCTTGTGATGGTGGTATCTCCCGTTGCGACGACAATACAGCATCAAATGTAGTTTGGAATGATAAGAATAGCAGCTATATCTCCTCACAGTTTTATACGGTGACATTGGACATGAATACGACAAGCAATTTAATTTTAGGTGGATTACAAGATAACGGTACCTACACTACGAACTCCGTGAATCCTCTTGATCCATGGGTACATTCCTTTGATGGTGATGGTTCTTATTCTGCCATCGGCAACAGCACGGATTATTATTTCTCAAAACAACAGGGACGTGTGTATAAAACATTGCTTGACGCCAACGGAAATGTTACTTCCTATCGAAGAATAGATCCTATCGGTGCCACGAACTATCAATTCATCGCTCCTTTCGTATTGGATCCCAACAATCAAAACATCATGTATCTGGCCGCCGGAGAATACATCTGGCGCAATGATGATCTCAGCGGAATTCCGTTGACGAATGAATTTGATACCATCTCCATCAACTGGACACAGCTTCCCGACACGCTTATTACAGCAGGAGAGGTGATCACAGCGGTCAGCATCAGCACGGTTCCGGCACATCGGCTCTATTATGGCACTAACAGAAAGAATATTTACCGTCTGGACAATGCGAATACCGGAACACCGGTTCGTACTACCATTACTTCTAATTTATTTCCCGCTTCAGGATATGTGAGTTGCATTGCCGTGAACCCTCAAAACGCCGATGAGTTGATGGTGGTTTTTAGTAACTACAGTGTGTATAGTCTGTGGCATTCAACAGACGGAGGCACTACATGGGCAAAAGCGGGTGGGAATCTGGAAGCAAATATTTCAGGTACCGGCAATGGACCCTCTATGCGTTGGGCAAGTATATTACCATTGCAGAGCGGCGGAACGGTATATTTTGCCGGAGGAAGTACAGGATTGTATGCAACGACAACGCTGAACAATACATCCACTGTCTGGATACAACAAGGCGCAGGGAATATAGGCACCTCCATTGTGAATATGATTGCAGCGCGTTATGCAGATGGATTGGTGGCGGTGGCTACACATGGAAATGGAATGTACAGTGCAAATATTACTTCCCTCAACGATATCACCTCCTTGAATTCAACCGACGATTTAGAGACGTTTCAACTTTTTCCCAATCCGGCAGCCAGAGAAATAGCTGTTCTACTTCCTACCTCTTTCAACTCCGGTCCATTACAGGCACGTATCACAGATGAATTAGGACGTAACGTTTGGCAATCCTCACCCACTCCCTCATCAGAAGGAAAATTCACCGTTCCCGTGCAAGCACTTCGCAGTGGAATTTATTATCTGATACTGGAACAAAACGGGAAGAGATTGGCGAGAGGTTTTACGAAGAAGTAG
- a CDS encoding DUF349 domain-containing protein yields MDSKPTNPEEQMNPEITADNSAALSNEKSELQEENSSSNPETPNAVHAASEVQITEETVSPVTVKAETPVAEVADTPLEQPVKEAEIPAEETLVPHHEEEIAHLDVIAEHHEEVEALPLESFGHMSKEELVTKMEALSKENDLNAVKNSVYAAREAFLTIFNQEKDLAFASFIEAGGVKEDFDYKDALEERLSEAYKYFQKRRSEFVLGQEKIRTENLRQKNEILQQMKNILQKEEDMSKAFNEFHDLQAKWRSIGPVPPQNVNDLWMTYKLYSDRFYEFIRLNRELQDLEMKKNLEMKMHLCEKAEELLLEPSLNKALQDIQALQHKWREIGAVPREKRTEIWVRFKAAVDKIFENKRSYLDSQKKFFDDNFNAKNELVAKVEEFLKEKFDKHQQWQDGLKRLLELQGEWRKIGPAGKEHNDSIWHKFKTSCDQFFKNKDEFYKSKKQEYATNLQAKTELCIQAESLKESSDWKNTANELIRLQQEWKKLGPAGSQNEKIWHRFKAACDDFFGRKTAHFSDQDQAQSGNLEQKNELIKAVEEFALPADPNEAIEQLKTFQRKFTEIGLVPLKQKDDIQQRFRAAIQVHFDALKAKPEYKQSYRQRQDRPERNERSERSYKPQHQDGGGNDEQRNLLSKVNKLTGEVQLWENNLGFFANSKNAAALRQEYEDKIQQAKDEINKLKVKLQELKSAS; encoded by the coding sequence ATGGATAGCAAGCCAACTAACCCGGAGGAGCAAATGAATCCGGAAATCACAGCAGACAATTCAGCTGCTTTATCAAATGAAAAGTCTGAATTACAGGAAGAAAACAGCTCTTCAAATCCCGAGACACCTAATGCAGTTCATGCAGCATCGGAGGTGCAAATCACGGAGGAGACGGTAAGCCCGGTAACAGTGAAGGCCGAGACCCCCGTCGCGGAGGTAGCAGATACTCCGTTAGAGCAACCGGTGAAAGAAGCTGAAATTCCTGCTGAAGAGACGCTTGTGCCTCATCATGAAGAAGAAATAGCGCATCTTGATGTCATAGCGGAGCACCATGAAGAAGTGGAAGCTTTGCCATTAGAGAGCTTCGGGCATATGTCAAAGGAAGAGCTCGTGACTAAAATGGAAGCGCTTAGTAAGGAGAATGACCTGAATGCTGTAAAGAATAGTGTGTATGCTGCACGTGAAGCCTTTTTAACCATTTTTAATCAGGAAAAAGATCTTGCCTTCGCCTCTTTCATAGAAGCAGGTGGAGTGAAAGAAGATTTTGATTATAAAGATGCGCTGGAAGAACGCCTTTCAGAAGCCTATAAATATTTCCAGAAACGTCGCTCTGAGTTTGTGCTCGGTCAGGAAAAAATCCGCACAGAGAATCTTCGACAAAAGAATGAGATTTTGCAACAGATGAAAAACATCTTGCAGAAAGAAGAAGATATGTCGAAGGCTTTTAATGAATTTCATGACCTGCAGGCGAAGTGGAGAAGTATCGGTCCCGTGCCTCCGCAAAACGTGAATGATTTATGGATGACCTATAAACTCTACAGCGATCGGTTTTATGAGTTTATCCGTCTGAATCGGGAGTTGCAGGATCTCGAGATGAAGAAAAATCTCGAAATGAAAATGCATTTATGTGAAAAAGCAGAAGAATTGCTGCTCGAGCCATCTTTGAACAAAGCCCTGCAGGATATTCAGGCCTTGCAACATAAATGGCGCGAAATAGGTGCTGTCCCAAGAGAGAAGAGAACGGAAATATGGGTGCGATTTAAAGCAGCTGTCGATAAAATATTTGAAAATAAGCGTTCTTACCTCGACTCGCAAAAGAAATTCTTTGATGATAATTTCAATGCGAAGAATGAGTTGGTTGCTAAAGTGGAGGAGTTTTTAAAGGAGAAGTTTGATAAACATCAGCAATGGCAGGATGGATTGAAGCGATTGCTGGAACTTCAGGGCGAGTGGAGAAAAATTGGTCCCGCCGGGAAGGAGCATAACGATTCCATCTGGCATAAATTCAAAACTTCCTGTGATCAGTTCTTTAAGAATAAGGATGAGTTTTATAAGAGTAAAAAGCAGGAATATGCTACGAATCTGCAAGCCAAAACAGAACTCTGTATTCAGGCAGAAAGTTTAAAGGAAAGCAGCGACTGGAAAAATACGGCCAATGAGTTGATTCGCCTGCAACAGGAATGGAAGAAATTAGGACCTGCCGGGTCGCAGAATGAAAAGATCTGGCACCGCTTTAAGGCAGCATGTGATGATTTCTTCGGTCGTAAAACAGCTCATTTCTCGGATCAGGATCAGGCGCAGTCCGGAAATCTGGAACAGAAGAATGAATTGATAAAAGCTGTTGAAGAATTCGCACTTCCGGCTGATCCTAATGAAGCCATCGAGCAATTGAAGACATTCCAGAGGAAATTCACTGAAATCGGATTGGTTCCTCTAAAGCAGAAAGATGATATCCAGCAACGTTTTCGTGCAGCGATTCAAGTGCATTTCGATGCCTTAAAAGCCAAGCCGGAGTACAAGCAATCCTACCGTCAGCGTCAGGATCGTCCGGAGCGCAATGAGCGTTCAGAACGTAGCTATAAGCCACAGCATCAGGATGGTGGAGGAAATGACGAGCAGCGCAACCTCTTGAGTAAAGTCAATAAGCTGACCGGTGAAGTGCAATTATGGGAGAATAATCTGGGATTCTTTGCGAACTCAAAAAATGCTGCGGCTTTGCGTCAGGAGTATGAAGATAAGATTCAGCAGGCTAAAGATGAAATAAACAAGTTGAAAGTCAAGCTGCAGGAACTGAAGAGCGCTTCCTAA